In Dromaius novaehollandiae isolate bDroNov1 chromosome 4, bDroNov1.hap1, whole genome shotgun sequence, a single genomic region encodes these proteins:
- the ABHD18 gene encoding protein ABHD18, protein MGVSKLDVLYRKLLLTKLFIRGWGKPEDLKRIFEFRKIIGNREKCQKLISKDYPVFIDKVEEQSDCKILEGHFISPLAHYVPGILPVESLIARRKITILPRRAGHKAVHLKFHFSTLQNLNCDDEISVHNTQKMEQ, encoded by the exons ATGGGTGTAAGTAAATTGGATGTCTTATACAGAAAGCTTCTGCTCACTAAACTCTTCATCAGAGGATGGGGAAAGCCTGAAGATTTGAAAAG AATATTTGAATTCAGAAAGATTATTGGAAACAGGGAAAAATGCCAGAAGCTGATTTCTAAAGATTACCCAGTGTTCATTGACAAG GTTGAGGAGCAGTCAGACTGTAAAATCCTTGAGGGGCACTTCATTTCCCCTTTGGCTCATTATGTTCCAGGTATCCTGCCAGTCGAATCTCTTATAGCAAG gagaaaaataacaatactGCCTAGGAGAGCTGGTCATAAGGCTGTTCATCTGAAGTTCCATTTCTCCACTCTGCAAAATTTAAATTGTGATGATGAG ATTTCAGTTCATAATACCCAGAAGATGGAACAGTAA